A genomic window from Solanum stenotomum isolate F172 chromosome 10, ASM1918654v1, whole genome shotgun sequence includes:
- the LOC125842159 gene encoding transcription factor MYB123-like, with amino-acid sequence MGRAPCCAKEGLRKGPWSTKEDLLLTNYIKENGEGQWRNLPNKAGLLRCGKSCRLRWMNYLRPGIKRGNFSQDEEDLIIRLHSLLGNRWSLIAGRLPGRTDNEIKNYWNTHVIKKLKIAGIQPKLHKVHKVSPKKEPKKKPKTENPRKKQDKKKKNNKKKDQSLDTLQVVFVPKPIRLSSGLIRNSSVEDVALLSNSSLCCSDSPKMLPQTCQVLKKCTISEGSDIHPSAFLKSPSNIASPSDSYEEGDNNNKKINVITNDDENVEGKIKEVSFIPCASNLLFDEGLLDGFCDLSNESMLEKVYEEYHQLISEKCYQDDPMLM; translated from the exons ATGGGGAGAGCACCATGTTGTGCTAAAGAGGGGCTTCGTAAAGGTCCATGGTCTACAAAAGAAGACTTATTACTTACAAATTATATTAAGGAAAATGGTGAAGGCCAATGGAGAAACTTGCCCAATAAAGCTG GGCTACTTAGATGTGGGAAGAGTTGTAGGTTAAGATGGATGAATTATCTAAGGCCAGGAATCAAGAGAGGAAATTTCAGCCAAGATGAAGAAGATCTTATAATAAGGCTCCATTCTCTTTTGGGCAATCGTTGGTCACTCATAGCTGGTCGATTACCTGGTCGAACCGACAATGAAATCAAGAACTACTGGAACACTCATGTAATCAAGAAGCTCAAAATTGCTGGAATTCAGCCCAAACTCCACAAAGTGCACAAAGTTTCCCCCAAAAAAGAGCCCAAGAAAAAACCCAAAACAgaaaatccaagaaaaaaacaagacaaaaagaagaaaaataataagaaaaaagacCAATCTTTAGACACCCTTCAAGTTGTGTTTGTCCCAAAGCCAATTAGACTTTCCTCTGGACTTATAAGGAATTCTAGTGTAGAAGATGTTGCATTATTGAGCAATTCATCCTTATGTTGTTCCGACTCACCTAAAATGTTGCCTCAAACGTGTCAGGTTCTTAAAAAATGCACTATTTCTGAAGGATCTGACATACACCCGTCTGCATTTTTGAAGAGCCCAAGCAACATAGCTTCGCCCTCAGATAGTTATGAAGAAGGTGATAATAACAACAAGAAGATTAATGTTATTACCAATGatgatgagaatgttgaggGTAAAATTAAAGAGGTTTCATTTATTCCTTGTGCTTCAAATTTGTTATTTGATGAAGGACTACTAGATGGATTTTGTGATCTTTCAAATGAAAGCATGTTGGAGAAGGTTTATGAGGAATATCATCAACTTATTTCTGAAAAATGTTATCAAGATGATCCAATGTTAATGTAG
- the LOC125842145 gene encoding protein KINESIN LIGHT CHAIN-RELATED 1-like, with product MPGLVSIKTPPETPALRISVSDENHGRNGPGSSRSEQVNPKTNSPAPRRPPSPSTSRAKPSPDRSSGKKKSPPEKVEIDESSLDNPDLGPFLLKLARDTIASGEGPNKALDYALRAAKSFERCAVDGEPSLDLAMSLHVVAAIYCSLVRFDEAIPVLETAIKVPEVSRGADHALAAFSGYMQLGDTYSMLGQLDRSIESYKEGLKTQMEALGDTDPRVAETCRYLAEAHVQAMQFDEAESLCKKTLEIHRVHSPPASLEEAADRRLMALICEAKGDYELALEHLVLANMAMIANGQETEVATIDVGIGNIYLSLSRFDEAVFSYQKALTVFKSSKGDNHPSVASVYVRLADLYYKTGKLRESRSYCENALRIYAKPVPGTTPEDIASGLMEISAIYELFNEPEEALKLLLKAMKLLEDKPGQQSTIAGIEARMGVMFYMVGRYEEARSSFENAVTKLRASGERKSAFFGVVLNQMGLSSVQLFKIDEAAELFEEAREILEQECGHCHQDTLGVYSNLAATYDAIGRVDDAIEILEYVLKLREEKLGTANPDFNDEKKRLAELLKEAGRSRNKNPKSLENLIDPNSKRTTKKETSSKKWSAFGFRS from the exons ATGCCGGGTTTAGTTTCAATCAAAACTCCGCCGGAAACTCCGGCATTGAGAATATCAGTTTCCGATGAGAACCACGGCCGAAACGGGCCGGGTTCTAGTAGATCCGAACAAGTTAACCCGAAAACAAACTCACCTGCGCCACGACGACCTCCATCACCGTCAACTTCACGGGCGAAGCCATCTCCGGATCGGAGCTCCGGAAAGAAGAAATCCCCGCCGGAGAAGGTTGAAATCGACGAGTCATCTCTTGACAATCCGGATCTAGGACCGTTCCTGTTAAAGCTAGCGCGTGACACCATTGCCTCCGGCGAAGGACCGAACAAAGCACTAGACTATGCTTTACGAGCTGCGAAGTCGTTTGAGAGGTGCGCGGTTGATGGTGAGCCGAGTTTGGATCTAGCTATGAGTCTGCACGTTGTGGCAGCTATATATTGTAGTTTGGTGAGATTTGATGAGGCTATTCCGGTGCTAGAAACGGCGATTAAGGTGCCGGAGGTTTCAAGAGGTGCGGATCATGCTCTTGCGGCCTTCTCAGGGTATATGCAGCTTGGTGATACGTATTCTATGCTAGGACAGTTGGATCGGTCGATCGAGTCTTACAAGGAAGGGTTGAAAACACAGATGGAAGCATTGGGAGACACAGATCCTAGAGTCGCAGAGACTTGTAG GTACTTGGCTGAGGCCCACGTTCAGGCAATGCAGTTTGATGAGGCCGAGAGTTTGTGCAAGAAAACACTGGAAATCCATCGTGTGCACAGTCCTCCAGCTTCTCTTGAAGAGGCAGCTGATCGTCGTTTGATGGCTCTAATATGTGAGGCTAAAGGCGATTATGAGTTAGCCCTTGAGCACCTTGTACTTGCCAACATGGCTATGATTGCCAATGGACAGGAAACTGAGGTCGCAACTATTGATGTTGGAATAGGGAACATCTACTTGTCGTTGTCTCGTTTTGATGAGGCCGTCTTCTCCTATCAGAAAGCACTCACTGTTTTCAAATCATCTAAGGGTGACAACCATCCTTCAGTTGCATCTGTCTATGTAAGGCTGGCTGACCTATACTACAAGACAGGAAAACTGAGGGAATCCAGATCCTATTGTGAGAATGCCCTAAGAATATATGCAAAACCTGTACCTGGAACAACCCCCGAAGATATTGCCAGTGGATTGATGGAAATTTCAGCAATATATGAGTTATTTAATGAACCTGAGGAGGCCCTGAAACTGCTGCTCAAGGCAATGAAACTCTTAGAGGATAAACCAGGACAGCAAAGTACCATTGCTGGCATAGAAGCACGGATGGGTGTTATGTTTTATATGGTCGGGAGATATGAAGAGGCACGGAGTTCCTTTGAAAATGCAGTAACAAAACTTAGAGCCAGTGGTGAGAGGAAATCAGCTTTCTTCGGAGTTGTTTTAAATCAGATGGGGTTGTCTTCTGTACAATTGTTTAAAATAGATGAGGCTGCTGAGTTATTCGAAGAAGCTAGAGAAATTCTGGAACAGGAGTGTGGCCATTGTCATCAAGATACCCTTGGTGTTTATAGCAATCTTGCCGCCACTTATGATGCTATTGGAAG AGTGGATGATGCTATTGAGATTCTGGAGTACGTTCTTAAACTGAGAGAAGAAAAACTTGGAACTGCAAATCCTGATTTCAACGATGAGAAAAAGAGGCTGGCTGAATTATTGAAAGAAGCAGGCAGATCTCGGAACAAAAACCCGAAATCCTTAGAAAATCTTATTGATCCAAACTCTAAAAGGACGACGAAGAAGGAGACTTCATCAAAGAAGTGGTCTGCCTTTGGGTTCAGAAGTTGA